The genome window TCCGCGACCAGTACCGCTGCGGGTAGGTCTGGAGGTGGCGCGGCAGCAGTCGGGTTTCCGTGTGGTGGAGATCGGCGGCGGAAACAACGACGTCGGCTGCGATGTCCTGCTCGGTTCCGTCGGCGTCGCGGTAGCGCACGCCGCGTACGGCAGCCGGGCGCCACCGCGACACAGTACGGGCCGTTTTGATCTCGAGAACTTCAGCGCCGGTGGTGACGGTGACGCCCGCGTTCCGGGCCAGGGTTTCGATTGCCTCGACCAGGCGGGTGAATCCGCCCATCGGGTAGAGCACGCCGTCGTCGAGGTCCAGGTGGCTCATGAGGTGGTACATGCTCGGTGCGGTGAACGGGGAGGTCCCGAGGAACACCGCCGGATACTCCAGGACCTGCTGCAGCCGAGGGTCGGAGACGTACCGGCGGGCGTAACTGTGCAGGGGTTCGAGCAACAGTCGGGCCAGGCGGGGGAGGCGGCTCAGGATATCCGGGCGCAGCAGCGGCCCGAAGGATTCGAACGTGGAGTACAGGAACCGCCGGGTGGCCATGGTGTAGGTCTCGGCGGCGGAGTCGAGGTAACACTCCAGCTTTGCGCCCGCGCCCGGTTCAATGCGCTCGAAGAGTTCCACGACCTTGCGCCGCTCCGCCGGCACGTCCACAGGTTCCGGGAAGCCCTCGGACAGGACGCGGTAGCCCGGGTCCAGCTTCACCAGGTCCAGTTGTTCATCGGCTGAGGTTCCGAGCAGCCGAAAGAAGTGGTCGATCACCTCGGGCATCAGGTACCAGGAGGGGCCGGCGTCGAACCGGAATCCGTCAGCGCTCCACGAGTGGGCGCGCCCGCCCACCGTGTCCTGCTTCTCCAGCACGGTGACCTGGTGGCCCTCGGCTGCCAGCAGCGCCGCCGTGGCGAGACCGCTGATGCCGCCGCCAATGACGACGACGGCGCGGCCGGGTGGCGTGGGAACCCTCACCGTGCCTCCGCTCCGGTTTCACGGTCCTCGGCCGCGGACATACCGCGCTTGCCCGCCAGGACCGCGAGGGCAATGCGCATCTTCACCGTGTTGGGGACGCTGATCCGGGTGGTCATCAACTCCGCGGCGGGAGTATCTCTAATACGGTCAGCCAGTTCCGCGAACA of Arthrobacter sp. JZ12 contains these proteins:
- the crtI gene encoding phytoene desaturase family protein, with amino-acid sequence MRVPTPPGRAVVVIGGGISGLATAALLAAEGHQVTVLEKQDTVGGRAHSWSADGFRFDAGPSWYLMPEVIDHFFRLLGTSADEQLDLVKLDPGYRVLSEGFPEPVDVPAERRKVVELFERIEPGAGAKLECYLDSAAETYTMATRRFLYSTFESFGPLLRPDILSRLPRLARLLLEPLHSYARRYVSDPRLQQVLEYPAVFLGTSPFTAPSMYHLMSHLDLDDGVLYPMGGFTRLVEAIETLARNAGVTVTTGAEVLEIKTARTVSRWRPAAVRGVRYRDADGTEQDIAADVVVSAADLHHTETRLLPRHLQTYPQRYWSRSTAGPSALLLYLGVRGSLPELRHHTLLFTREWEENFKAIFGPSTSVPDPASLYICKPSATDPSVAPAGHENVFVLVPIPADPGLGGSGGERLEQLADAVVRQISEWTGVDDLADRIVFRRSYGPADFERDYHSWNGTSLGPAHTLRQSAFFRAGNASRKVQGLYYAGGSTIPGIGIPMCLISAELIVKRLRRDVSTGPLPVPLHPGRISESLES